The nucleotide sequence CCTGCAACGACGGCCGGCCACCGGCATAACTCAAACCGCGCTGCGCCAGTTGTTCGGCCTGCGCCGCTTCGCCTTGGGCCAGGCGCACCTCCGCCAAGCGGTAGAGCACTTGCGGTTCACGCGGAGCGATGCGCTGAGCGCGCTCCAGGCTGGATGCCGCGCCGTTCAGATCACCACCGCCCTGTTGTTGTTGCGCCGTGGTCAACAGTGCCAAGACGGGGCCATCGAGCTGCTCGTCCGCGGCCAGACCGCCCGATGACGGAATGCCACTCGGCGCGGTAGGCGCCGGAGAGCTATAGCTGGGCGATACACCAGCGCCACCGATACTGCCTGTCGGTGCGCCAACCGCTGGACCCGGTGTAATGGGGCCGCTGTCGATCGATCCGGAAATAGGCGCGCTGGCCGCTGGGAACGCCTGGCTGGACGATGCGCCCGGCACCATCACCACCACACCAGAATCCTGCGGGACCGCCTGAGGACGGGCCTGTGCAGGCGCCGGACGATAAGCGCCGCCCTCCTGCTCCTCGGAAATCGAGGCGCCCGAGTCCACGACCGGAATGGCGCTACGTTGAGGTGAAGCACAACCGCTAAGCAATACGCCGGACACCAGCGCAGGAATCAACCACTTGTTCACAGCCCATCCTCGTTACGTTGCAGCGCTCTGACTACGCGCGCCTTCAGTTCATCCAGCCTCGTACCCAATCCATCACCGCATCGGCCGGAGCCATCCCGC is from Pseudomonas sp. LS44 and encodes:
- a CDS encoding tetratricopeptide repeat protein produces the protein MNKWLIPALVSGVLLSGCASPQRSAIPVVDSGASISEEQEGGAYRPAPAQARPQAVPQDSGVVVMVPGASSSQAFPAASAPISGSIDSGPITPGPAVGAPTGSIGGAGVSPSYSSPAPTAPSGIPSSGGLAADEQLDGPVLALLTTAQQQQGGGDLNGAASSLERAQRIAPREPQVLYRLAEVRLAQGEAAQAEQLAQRGLSYAGGRPSLQASLWGLIAQARERQGNAAGAAQARERARVNL